The Caulifigura coniformis genome includes a region encoding these proteins:
- a CDS encoding REP-associated tyrosine transposase, protein MRFATSSPGHPADHVHTVWELPPGDSDYSTRWRRIKGLFTTAWMAAGGMCAGVTRSRSERGERGVWQRRFYEHTCRDEADLKCCLDYLHVNPLKHGLVSRVRDWPWSSFHRHQRLGEYELGWGDASVWYGDEFSQFE, encoded by the coding sequence CTGCGCTTCGCTACGTCCAGCCCCGGCCACCCCGCCGATCACGTCCATACGGTTTGGGAACTGCCACCAGGCGATTCGGATTACTCAACCCGCTGGCGTCGAATCAAGGGGCTGTTCACGACCGCGTGGATGGCAGCCGGCGGAATGTGCGCTGGAGTGACGCGCAGCCGGTCTGAACGCGGTGAGCGCGGAGTCTGGCAGCGGCGATTCTACGAGCACACCTGCCGCGATGAAGCGGATCTCAAATGCTGTCTCGACTACCTGCACGTCAATCCGCTAAAGCATGGCCTCGTATCGCGAGTTCGGGATTGGCCGTGGTCGTCCTTTCATCGGCATCAGCGGCTCGGTGAATATGAACTCGGCTGGGGCGATGCCTCCGTCTGGTATGGAGATGAGTTTTCGCAGTTCGAGTAA
- a CDS encoding IS3 family transposase encodes MAGQLHRLHRRSPPPKHFGDVGVPPGELELVDYGSDFEARRELSSYVRYYNAERRHSAQGYVSPVEFERQQAVRK; translated from the coding sequence ATGGCGGGCCAGCTTCATCGCCTCCATCGGCGAAGCCCCCCGCCGAAACACTTCGGTGATGTAGGTGTGCCGCCCGGCGAATTGGAGCTGGTGGACTACGGGAGCGACTTTGAGGCGCGGCGGGAGCTGTCCAGTTACGTGCGGTACTACAACGCGGAGCGTCGTCATTCAGCGCAGGGGTACGTATCCCCAGTGGAATTCGAGAGGCAACAGGCCGTCCGGAAGTAA